In the Acidobacteriota bacterium genome, one interval contains:
- a CDS encoding ABC transporter ATP-binding protein, giving the protein MIEVENLSKTYVEAPVVRDLSFFVPEGQVLGFLGPNGAGKTTVMRMLTAFLPPTTGRVVVAGVDLDQDPVGLRRNVGYLPENVPLYPEMRVDEFLRFRAAVEEVPRGEVQKQIEYVVEKCLLGEVRRQVVGTLSKGYRQRVGLAGALIHQPPVLILDEPTVGLDPNQIIKVRELITELGEDHTVLLSTHILPEVEQVCERVFIIDRGRIVADGTPDALQAKLIGNPSLSVELGGADSSAREVLQGLPGVVGTRELGSGRFVLEHAAGSDPREAVFRLAVEKDWVLLTLTPQQASLEDVFVRLTTREDELLAEPAGEVHDA; this is encoded by the coding sequence ATGATTGAAGTGGAAAACCTCAGCAAGACCTATGTCGAGGCACCGGTCGTCCGGGACCTGAGCTTCTTCGTACCGGAGGGTCAGGTGCTCGGATTCCTCGGTCCCAACGGTGCGGGCAAGACGACGGTGATGAGGATGTTGACGGCGTTTCTGCCACCGACAACCGGGCGCGTGGTGGTGGCCGGGGTCGATCTCGATCAGGATCCGGTCGGGCTCAGGCGCAACGTCGGCTACCTGCCGGAAAACGTGCCCCTCTATCCGGAGATGCGGGTCGACGAGTTTCTCCGCTTCAGGGCAGCGGTCGAGGAGGTCCCCCGCGGCGAAGTCCAAAAGCAGATCGAGTATGTCGTCGAGAAGTGCCTGCTCGGCGAGGTGCGGCGGCAGGTGGTCGGCACCCTCTCCAAGGGCTACCGTCAGCGGGTCGGCCTGGCCGGCGCTCTGATTCACCAACCGCCGGTGCTGATCCTCGACGAACCTACGGTCGGACTCGACCCGAACCAGATCATCAAGGTGCGGGAGTTGATCACCGAGCTCGGCGAGGACCACACGGTGCTCCTGTCGACCCACATCCTGCCCGAGGTGGAGCAAGTCTGCGAGCGGGTTTTCATCATCGATCGCGGCCGGATCGTCGCCGACGGCACGCCGGACGCACTGCAGGCAAAGCTGATCGGCAACCCGTCGCTCTCAGTCGAGCTCGGGGGCGCCGACAGTTCGGCCCGGGAGGTGCTGCAAGGACTGCCGGGAGTTGTCGGCACCAGGGAGCTCGGTAGCGGCCGGTTCGTCCTCGAGCACGCGGCCGGCTCCGACCCGCGCGAGGCGGTCTTCCGGCTCGCAGTCGAGAAGGATTGGGTGCTGCTGACGCTGACCCCGCAGCAGGCGTCGCTCGAGGACGTGTTTGTGAGGCTGACGACCCGCGAGGACGAGCTCCTTGCCGAGCCGGCCGGGGAGGTGCACGATGCGTAA
- a CDS encoding zinc-ribbon domain-containing protein, with product MIITCPNCETKYRYDEARFGGAEVKQVKCTSCQHAFEVRNPLDEPSNATSIKKMFQESPEPIETPEPEPEPEPPEFPELAPLPKDQRYSLAVIAGSQAGSVFPITKPRVYLGRGSAMDIQVKDSEVSRRHAMLEVRSGTVVLVDMGATNGTWVGGERAEEAEIPNQGEFTVGSTTLMLIVTGNSTA from the coding sequence GTGATCATTACCTGCCCGAACTGCGAAACGAAGTACCGGTACGATGAGGCGCGTTTCGGCGGCGCCGAGGTCAAGCAGGTCAAGTGCACCAGCTGCCAACACGCCTTCGAGGTCCGGAATCCGCTCGACGAACCCTCCAACGCGACCTCGATCAAGAAGATGTTCCAGGAATCGCCCGAACCGATCGAGACGCCCGAGCCCGAGCCGGAGCCCGAGCCGCCGGAGTTTCCGGAGCTCGCCCCCCTGCCCAAGGACCAGCGTTATTCCCTGGCGGTGATCGCCGGCTCGCAGGCCGGTAGCGTCTTCCCGATCACCAAGCCTCGCGTTTACCTGGGCCGGGGCTCGGCGATGGACATTCAGGTCAAGGATTCGGAGGTATCACGCCGGCACGCGATGCTCGAGGTGAGGAGCGGCACGGTCGTGCTGGTGGACATGGGTGCCACCAACGGCACCTGGGTCGGCGGTGAACGGGCAGAGGAAGCCGAGATCCCCAACCAGGGAGAATTCACCGTCGGATCGACCACCCTGATGCTGATCGTCACGGGAAACTCCACGGCGTGA